From the Candidatus Thermoplasmatota archaeon genome, the window TCCTTTAGAGTTTTCTCCACCTGTTTCTGAAATTTTTCTGGGGAGATGTTTATATTAAAATCCAGGTCTTCACTGAAACGTTCCAACCCAAACAGGTATTTTATACATGTTCCACCTTTAAATATCGCACTATCAAAATTTTTAAAGTAGTTGTATAGAAAGAGCTTCAGCATGTAATCCTTTTCTTGCTGGTAGAGTAATAGTCCTGTTTCTCTTGCAATTTCTCTTAGCAGTTTAACAGATATCATATTATCTCCTCCACTCTGATTTTATGGTTAACTATAACATTCCATTTTTTATTGTATTCCCTACTTTTTCCTTTCTTTGGGTTAAGGTTGACAAAACTTTTTGATTTATGTCGCTGCAATCTTTCTATTTGTTTTACTTCCAGGTTCAGATTTTCAATCAGGAAGCCTGCTCTTGAAATAACGGATTTATTGTTAAACCTTACCAGATAGTCGACAAACCTCTTTTTGTTCAAATGTTTCCATGAGTTCCTTAAACATTTTGCAAATTCGTTTAATCCGCCGCATTTATCCAGTCGGTATAGCGAATCAACCAGTACTTTTTCCGGTTCTGCAATTACAAATCCTTCCATCTTTTTATATCCGTAAAATCTTTTTGGCTGGAATGCTGTGATTTCTATCCTGAAAGAATCAATATTAACCTTACCAGTCTGTTTTGTGGATACAAGCTGTACCGTCTTCAACTGTTGCTCTGTAAAACCATAGAAAGACAAGGCACTCCAGAAACTGATATAGGAAGGTTTTATAACTTCTGTCGATATTTTAAAAAGATTTTCATTCAAATCCTTAGCTATTGCATAGCTGTTTCTCTTTATTCTTTTTATCAATCCTTTTTTTTCCAGTGAGAAGAGTGTGTTGTATACCCTGCTTTTATTCCAGTTGCTTAAATGCATTACTTCCTCAACCCCAAAAACTACCAAGCCGATTTTCTCAATTAATGACAGCGTATAGTATTCATTTGCAGACACGCCTTTATAATTATTATGGGGTTGTTTTGGTTTTTCCATGATAACGCCATATTATTTGTATTTATAAAACTTTCCGAGATATTGAAAGAAAAACAACATCATAGACAAACTTTTATATGGTTTTCTTTATTTCAACACGGTAAATAAATGAGAATTTCATATAGCTACGGGGTGATGGTCGCATTGATGAGGAGAAAGATATGGTGAGAACAGAGCCTGCTATCGAACATATAAAAAAATTCATAGAGGAAAATAATTTTATTATTTCCAATCATGCAAGAGTTAGAATGTTTCAAAGAAACATTTCAACAGATAATATCAAGGAGGCTATAATGAACGGAAAAATAATAGAGAAATATCCAGACGATACTCCATGCCCATCAGCTTTAATACAGGGGTCCCTCAAAAATATTCCTTACCATATTGTAGTGGCAGAATGTGAAGACCACGTGAGAATAGTAACGGTTTATATACCAGAAAAAGATAGATGAATGAAATATGGAAAGAAGGTGGAAGATGATTCCAGATAGATGCAGCTTTTGTAAAGGGAAATTGCGAAAAGGAAAAACGGAGTTTGTGGCAAAAGTAGGGGATGAAATAATCACCGTCAAGGATGTACCTGCTTATGTTTGTGAGAATTGTGGAGAGGCCTATTTCACCCCGGAGATCTCAAGAAAAATCGATGAAATCATGAAAGACTTCCACAAAGGGAAGTTGTTGGCTCATCCGATTGCAGCGGGAGAAGTGGAGATGAAAGTTTGAGTTGCTTGGGTACAAAATCCAACTTCTATGAATGGAGAGCAATTGTTGCATTAATAAGGAAAAGTATACGGTGAAATTCGTTGGATGAAACTGTTATTTGTAAAAACGGAGAAAATAAATAGTAATATTTGTATTACTAATG encodes:
- a CDS encoding type IV toxin-antitoxin system AbiEi family antitoxin, yielding MEKPKQPHNNYKGVSANEYYTLSLIEKIGLVVFGVEEVMHLSNWNKSRVYNTLFSLEKKGLIKRIKRNSYAIAKDLNENLFKISTEVIKPSYISFWSALSFYGFTEQQLKTVQLVSTKQTGKVNIDSFRIEITAFQPKRFYGYKKMEGFVIAEPEKVLVDSLYRLDKCGGLNEFAKCLRNSWKHLNKKRFVDYLVRFNNKSVISRAGFLIENLNLEVKQIERLQRHKSKSFVNLNPKKGKSREYNKKWNVIVNHKIRVEEII
- a CDS encoding DUF4258 domain-containing protein; this translates as MVRTEPAIEHIKKFIEENNFIISNHARVRMFQRNISTDNIKEAIMNGKIIEKYPDDTPCPSALIQGSLKNIPYHIVVAECEDHVRIVTVYIPEKDR
- a CDS encoding type II toxin-antitoxin system MqsA family antitoxin; this encodes MERRWKMIPDRCSFCKGKLRKGKTEFVAKVGDEIITVKDVPAYVCENCGEAYFTPEISRKIDEIMKDFHKGKLLAHPIAAGEVEMKV